One genomic segment of Nerophis lumbriciformis linkage group LG20, RoL_Nlum_v2.1, whole genome shotgun sequence includes these proteins:
- the LOC133619242 gene encoding uncharacterized protein has translation MRTHTDNKHSECSTKKRGKTCLSCSVCAESFTKKSRLTQHMRTHTGEKPFSCSVCGKSFSRNYGLTEHMRTHTGEKPFNCSVCGIGFSRNSDLTQHMRTHTGEKPFKCSVCGNSFSRNGNLTKHMRTHTGEKPFNCSVCGNSFSQNSSLTQHMRTHTGEKTFSCSVCGKSFSRSSILTKHMRTHTGEKTFNCSVCGKGFSQNSSLTEHMRTHTGEKTFKCSVCGKSFSRNSILTKHMTTHTGEKTFNCTVCGNSFSRNGSLTQHMRTHTGEKPFNCSICGISFSQNSALCRHMRTHAGGKPFSCSVCCKRFTHNADAVKHIRTHKGKYISIP, from the coding sequence atgaggactcacactgacaacaaacactctgaatgctctacaaagaagagaggtaaaacatgtttgagctgctcagtttgtgctgaaagttttactaaaaagagccgtttgactcaacacatgagaacacacacaggtgaaaaaccattcagttgttcagtttgtggcaaaagcttttctcgaaattatggtttgactgaacacatgagaacacacacaggtgaaaaaccatttaattgttcagtttgtggcatagGTTTTTCTCGAAATAgcgatttgactcaacacatgagaacacacacaggagaaaaaccatttaagtgttcagtttgtggcaacagcttttctcGAAATGGcaatttgactaaacacatgagaacacacacaggtgaaaaaccatttaattgttcagtttgtggcaacagcttttctcaaaatagctctttgactcaacacatgagaacacacacaggagaaaaaacatttagttgttccgtttgtggcaaaagcttttctcgaagTAGCattttgactaaacacatgagaacacacacaggtgaaaaaacatttaattgttcagtttgtggcaaaggctTTTCTCAAAACAGctctttgactgaacacatgagaacacacacaggagaaaaaacatttaagtgttcagtttgtggcaaaagcttttctcgaaatagcattttgactaaacacatgacaacacacacaggagaaaaaacatttaattgtacagtttgtggcaacagcttttctcgaaatggctctttgactcaacacatgagaacacacacaggagaaaaaccatttaactgtTCAATTTGTGGTATAAGCTTTTCTCAGAACAGCGCTTTgtgtcgacacatgagaacacacgctggaggaaaaccatttagttgttcagtgtgctgtaaaaggttcaCACATAATGCAGACGCAGTAAAACACATAAGAACCCACAAGGGAAAATATATATCAATCCCTTAA